Proteins encoded together in one Bacteroides zoogleoformans window:
- a CDS encoding DUF4842 domain-containing protein, whose amino-acid sequence MRSKKMKISHILPILAIGGIFTFAGCESSNDVYNPDAIKEQAKKAFPVKDIDPNQTWETSSVCKASVSVNETAGEVYTIKVYTANPYNKNSKAALLATTTVKNENTASFEFDIPAALPYVYVMKVDSKGYSSVKVVWIENNKMTASFGGKNNIVGAVRTRAAAKVVNFTAPDASQFPTKEAVKQLSLQQTTGQIGTSGNYEIKASVSSINDWGKDVNMYVTENVTLSSLYIGQNSKLFVLPGATLTLTSSGYSLGQSGSVISVGEGAKFILKNGQLQASNSKIYNAGTIETEKLDVAGSGYVYNKGTLTVTNAVTVANTNSLLVNEGAMTALSFETQGSSSFYNSSTVTISGKSHLSSTNQKWENQGNFKTKTMEINASSSNLLNACKLYVEEEFRISTSSTTTNNAFNMDGGAYTECGSLYMDNASVVMGGKSFFYVKGTATYNYNLGGFYATAQDFAVLKIGKAVQNKPGQGNTIGYHGKLYVACNNHFENGLSGSVPYIIMEGDAQLTGADNANISIPSSGCNPGYNNKPDNGGGGNDTPATYAYAFEDMMKEVGDYDFNDVVLYVSVPYDKNGKRVIDVTLKAAGATKKLSVGLNHNGQKKVIFADVHEAMGVAAGTLVNTSTTTGSEKTETIEVESNFTLKEHGDFYITEGNIERHIPGFTANFKPGDAPYGICIASSNWKWPKERVVITEAYAGFGAWAQNATAEPTWYNDPIAGKVY is encoded by the coding sequence ATGAGAAGTAAAAAGATGAAAATTTCCCACATTCTGCCGATATTAGCCATCGGAGGAATTTTCACATTTGCAGGATGTGAGTCATCAAACGATGTTTACAATCCTGATGCCATTAAGGAACAGGCAAAGAAAGCTTTTCCCGTAAAGGACATTGACCCCAACCAGACTTGGGAAACAAGTTCGGTTTGCAAAGCGAGCGTATCAGTAAACGAAACAGCCGGTGAAGTTTACACCATTAAAGTATATACGGCCAATCCATACAACAAAAACAGTAAAGCCGCACTGCTTGCCACAACCACGGTGAAAAATGAAAATACAGCAAGCTTCGAGTTCGATATTCCGGCCGCATTGCCGTATGTCTATGTGATGAAGGTAGACAGCAAGGGGTATAGCTCGGTTAAGGTCGTTTGGATTGAAAACAACAAAATGACGGCTTCTTTCGGGGGAAAGAACAATATCGTCGGTGCGGTTAGAACAAGAGCCGCGGCTAAAGTTGTCAACTTCACGGCACCGGATGCTTCTCAATTTCCGACAAAAGAAGCTGTAAAACAATTGAGTTTACAACAGACAACCGGACAAATCGGAACAAGTGGGAATTATGAGATCAAGGCATCCGTAAGCTCCATCAACGATTGGGGTAAGGATGTTAACATGTACGTCACAGAAAACGTAACATTAAGTTCTCTATATATCGGACAGAATTCCAAACTTTTTGTACTTCCCGGAGCTACATTGACTTTGACTTCTTCCGGATATTCATTAGGACAATCCGGTTCTGTAATCAGCGTTGGAGAAGGTGCTAAATTCATCCTTAAAAATGGACAATTACAAGCGTCTAATTCGAAAATCTATAATGCCGGTACGATAGAAACCGAAAAATTGGATGTAGCAGGAAGCGGCTACGTTTACAACAAGGGTACACTTACTGTCACAAATGCCGTAACTGTAGCCAATACAAACTCCCTCCTTGTAAACGAAGGAGCCATGACTGCTCTTTCGTTCGAGACACAGGGTTCCAGTTCTTTCTACAATAGCAGCACGGTCACAATATCAGGAAAGTCTCATTTAAGTAGCACTAATCAAAAATGGGAGAATCAGGGTAACTTCAAGACCAAGACGATGGAGATCAACGCATCAAGTTCCAACCTGCTGAACGCTTGCAAATTGTACGTTGAAGAAGAATTCAGAATAAGTACTTCATCTACTACGACCAACAATGCTTTCAATATGGACGGAGGCGCTTATACGGAATGTGGCAGCTTGTATATGGACAATGCAAGTGTAGTGATGGGAGGTAAGTCTTTCTTCTATGTGAAAGGTACTGCCACATACAATTACAATTTAGGTGGATTCTACGCTACTGCCCAAGATTTCGCCGTATTGAAAATTGGAAAAGCTGTCCAAAACAAACCCGGACAAGGGAATACCATCGGCTATCATGGCAAACTATACGTGGCTTGCAACAACCATTTCGAGAATGGCCTTTCCGGCAGTGTACCTTATATTATTATGGAAGGAGACGCTCAACTGACCGGCGCCGACAATGCCAATATCAGCATTCCGTCTTCCGGCTGTAACCCCGGCTACAACAACAAGCCCGACAATGGCGGCGGTGGTAATGACACTCCGGCAACCTACGCTTATGCGTTCGAGGATATGATGAAAGAGGTGGGTGATTATGACTTCAACGACGTAGTGCTTTACGTATCTGTGCCCTACGACAAGAACGGGAAACGAGTGATAGACGTAACCTTGAAAGCTGCCGGAGCAACCAAGAAGCTGTCAGTAGGTCTCAACCACAACGGACAGAAAAAGGTTATCTTTGCCGATGTGCACGAAGCTATGGGAGTAGCGGCAGGTACGTTAGTAAATACCTCTACGACAACCGGAAGCGAGAAGACGGAAACGATTGAAGTGGAAAGCAATTTCACATTGAAAGAGCATGGCGACTTCTACATCACTGAAGGAAACATCGAGCGACACATACCCGGCTTCACAGCCAACTTCAAGCCCGGAGATGCGCCTTACGGCATCTGCATAGCAAGCAGCAACTGGAAGTGGCCGAAAGAACGGGTTGTCATCACAGAAGCGTATGCCGGCTTTGGAGCATGGGCCCAGAATGCCACCGCAGAACCTACATGGTATAATGATCCGATAGCGGGAAAAGTATATTGA
- the trkA gene encoding Trk system potassium transporter TrkA — MKIIIAGAGAVGTHLAKLLSREKQDIILMDDNEERLSTLNSNFDLMTVATSPTSIKGLKEVGTGEADLFIAVTPDESRNMTACMLATNLGAKKTVARIDNYEYLLPKNKEFFKKLGVDSLIYPEMLAAKEIVSSIRMSWIRQWWEFCGGALILIGAKMREKAEILDIPLYELGDSGLPYHIVAIKRGNETLIPRGNDTIKLYDIVYFTTTRKYIPYIRKITGKEDYADVRNVMVMGGSRIAVRTAQYVPDYMQVKIVENDLSRCNRLTELLDDKTMIINGDGRDMDLLLEEGLASTEAFVALTGNSETNILACLAAKRMGVSKTVAEVENIDYIGMAESLDIGTVINKKMIAASHIYQMMLDADVSNVKSLTFANADVAEFTVKEGSKITKHPVKDLGLPKGTTIGGLIRNGEGVVVTGNTEIKPGDHVVVFCLSMMIKKIEKYFS; from the coding sequence GTGAAGATAATCATTGCAGGTGCAGGCGCAGTGGGCACACACTTGGCCAAACTGCTGTCACGCGAAAAGCAGGACATCATCCTGATGGACGACAACGAAGAGAGGTTGAGTACACTCAATTCCAACTTTGACTTGATGACCGTCGCCACATCGCCTACTTCCATAAAAGGATTAAAAGAAGTAGGCACGGGTGAGGCCGACTTGTTCATTGCCGTCACTCCGGATGAGAGCCGGAACATGACGGCCTGCATGCTGGCAACCAATCTGGGTGCCAAAAAGACCGTGGCGCGTATTGACAACTACGAATATCTGTTGCCCAAAAACAAGGAGTTCTTCAAGAAGCTCGGAGTAGATTCGCTGATTTATCCCGAAATGCTTGCCGCCAAGGAAATCGTATCATCCATCCGCATGAGCTGGATACGCCAATGGTGGGAGTTTTGCGGAGGAGCCCTCATTCTTATCGGCGCCAAGATGCGCGAAAAAGCTGAGATACTGGACATCCCTCTTTACGAATTGGGAGACTCGGGACTACCCTATCACATAGTAGCCATTAAACGCGGCAACGAGACCCTCATCCCGCGAGGCAACGACACCATCAAGCTGTATGACATCGTTTACTTCACCACCACCCGGAAATACATTCCTTACATCCGCAAAATAACCGGCAAGGAAGATTATGCCGACGTGCGCAACGTGATGGTCATGGGAGGCAGCCGAATCGCCGTGCGCACCGCACAGTATGTGCCCGACTACATGCAGGTGAAGATTGTGGAAAACGACCTGTCCCGCTGCAACCGCCTGACGGAATTGCTGGACGACAAGACCATGATTATCAACGGAGACGGGCGCGACATGGATTTACTCCTCGAAGAAGGCTTGGCCAGCACAGAGGCTTTTGTGGCCCTGACGGGGAACTCCGAGACCAACATCCTTGCCTGCCTTGCAGCTAAACGCATGGGTGTGAGCAAGACCGTAGCGGAGGTAGAGAACATCGACTACATCGGCATGGCGGAGAGTCTGGACATCGGCACCGTCATCAACAAGAAAATGATTGCCGCCAGCCACATCTATCAGATGATGCTGGATGCAGACGTGAGCAACGTAAAAAGTCTTACTTTCGCCAATGCTGACGTGGCGGAGTTCACGGTGAAAGAAGGTTCAAAAATAACCAAGCATCCGGTGAAAGACCTCGGCTTGCCGAAAGGAACCACCATAGGCGGACTAATCAGAAACGGCGAGGGTGTGGTCGTGACGGGTAACACAGAGATAAAACCGGGCGACCATGTAGTGGTATTCTGCCTGAGCATGATGATTAAGAAAATTGAAAAATACTTCAGCTAA
- a CDS encoding AAA family ATPase, with amino-acid sequence MEVQANYIKRIEIHGLWHRYDIAWELRPDVNILSGINGVGKTTILNRAVNYLEQTSGAVKSDEKNGVRVFFDNPEATFIPYDVIRSYDRPLVMGDFTARMADANVRSELDWQLYLLQRRYLDYQVNIGNKMIELLSGDEKQRGMASLLSLPKRKFQDMIDGLFSYTHKKIDRKSNDIVFYQDDERLLPYKLSSGEKQMLVILLTVLVSDGNHCVLFMDEPEASLHIEWQQKLIGMIRGLNPNIQVILSTHSPAVIMEGWLDAVTEVEDISTAVNA; translated from the coding sequence ATGGAGGTACAAGCCAATTACATTAAGCGCATCGAGATACACGGATTGTGGCATCGGTATGATATTGCGTGGGAACTGCGTCCCGATGTCAATATTCTGTCAGGTATCAACGGGGTGGGGAAGACAACCATCCTGAACCGTGCGGTCAATTATCTGGAGCAGACGTCGGGGGCTGTGAAAAGTGACGAGAAAAACGGTGTGAGAGTGTTTTTCGATAATCCGGAAGCTACGTTTATCCCCTACGATGTAATTCGCAGTTACGACCGGCCGCTTGTGATGGGCGACTTCACTGCCCGTATGGCCGATGCCAATGTCAGGTCGGAATTGGATTGGCAGCTTTATCTGCTTCAGCGTCGCTATCTGGACTATCAGGTGAATATAGGCAATAAAATGATAGAATTGCTCAGTGGTGATGAGAAACAGCGCGGCATGGCTTCTTTGCTTTCTCTGCCCAAACGTAAGTTTCAGGATATGATTGATGGCCTCTTCAGCTATACCCACAAGAAGATAGATCGCAAGAGCAACGACATCGTGTTCTATCAGGATGATGAACGCCTTTTGCCCTACAAACTTTCTTCCGGCGAGAAGCAGATGCTTGTCATCTTGCTGACCGTCTTGGTGAGCGACGGCAATCATTGCGTTCTTTTCATGGATGAGCCGGAAGCCTCCCTGCACATAGAATGGCAGCAAAAGCTCATCGGCATGATACGCGGCTTGAACCCCAATATCCAAGTTATTCTCTCCACCCATTCTCCTGCCGTCATCATGGAAGGATGGCTGGATGCGGTGACGGAGGTTGAGGATATTTCAACAGCGGTCAATGCTTAA
- a CDS encoding DUF4435 domain-containing protein, with amino-acid sequence MATSLRHNLTSAYLDAAHKFAPKGARRRIVAYVESYDDIAFWRTLLSEFENEECYFQVMLPSATSLTKGKKMVLMNALNTAELGRSLIACVDSDYDFLLQGATRVSHNINKNPYIFQTYGYAIENFHCFADSLHEVCVQATLNDRHVLDFPAFLKRYSQIAYPLFLWNIWFYRKHDLHTFPMYEFNACVRLQEINLRHPYRSLDEMRQRVSAKLAELQSRFPQHIEPVEQLSKELERLGLTPDNTYLYIQGHHIMDSVVLKILVPVCTMLRREREQEIKRLAEHNEQFRNELTGYENCLVNVAVMLKKNYAYKNLYLYRWLKEDIREFIEHASDAGRRR; translated from the coding sequence ATGGCCACTTCTTTACGACATAATCTGACTTCCGCTTATTTGGATGCCGCTCACAAGTTTGCACCCAAGGGCGCGCGCAGGCGCATCGTGGCGTATGTGGAGAGCTATGATGACATCGCCTTTTGGCGAACGCTGCTATCCGAGTTTGAAAACGAGGAATGCTATTTTCAAGTAATGCTTCCTTCTGCCACCTCTCTGACCAAAGGGAAGAAGATGGTGCTGATGAATGCTTTGAACACGGCAGAGCTGGGGCGTAGCCTGATAGCTTGTGTAGATAGCGATTACGATTTTCTGTTGCAAGGTGCCACCCGGGTGTCTCATAATATTAATAAGAATCCCTACATTTTTCAGACCTATGGCTATGCCATCGAGAACTTCCACTGCTTTGCAGACAGTCTTCATGAGGTTTGCGTGCAAGCAACGCTGAACGACCGCCATGTCTTGGACTTCCCCGCTTTCCTGAAACGCTATTCGCAGATAGCCTATCCGTTGTTTTTATGGAACATCTGGTTCTATCGCAAGCACGACCTGCACACCTTTCCTATGTACGAATTCAATGCATGCGTACGTTTGCAGGAGATAAACCTGCGTCATCCTTATCGCAGTTTGGACGAGATGAGGCAGAGAGTGTCGGCCAAGCTTGCCGAGCTGCAATCCCGTTTTCCGCAACACATCGAACCGGTGGAACAACTAAGCAAGGAATTGGAGCGTCTGGGCTTGACGCCCGACAACACCTATCTCTATATTCAGGGGCATCATATCATGGATTCCGTGGTACTGAAAATCCTCGTTCCGGTATGTACGATGTTGCGCCGCGAGCGTGAGCAGGAGATTAAGCGGCTGGCCGAACACAACGAGCAGTTCCGCAACGAGTTGACGGGATATGAGAACTGTCTGGTCAATGTAGCCGTGATGCTGAAGAAAAACTACGCTTACAAAAATTTATATCTCTACCGGTGGTTGAAAGAGGATATCAGGGAGTTTATAGAACACGCCTCCGATGCCGGCAGACGGAGATAG
- a CDS encoding TrkH family potassium uptake protein — protein sequence MVHKKMICKVLGDLLLIETAMMLLCAGVSLFYGENDLRAFLYTACITTGAGIILVLAGRNAERQLTRRDGYLIVSLAWVIFSIFGMLPFYLSGYIPDITNAFFETMSGVSSTGATILDKVEALPHGLLFWRSMTQWIGGLGIILFTIAVLPIFGINGVQVFAAEASGPTHDKVHPRIGITARWIWSLYTGLTLIATLLLAVGGMSWFDSICHAFAATGTGGFSTRTASIAYYNSPYIEYVLSLFMFISGINFTLILLFITGHFKKMLYDAELRFYFWCIAGFTLSVAAILYLKTPLDAETTFRTSLFQVISIQTSTGFSTNDYMTWPALAWGVMPLLMLIGACAGSTSGGMKCIRMVILSRVMKNEFKRLLHPNAVLPIRVNKQVVAPTLQSTVLAFTFLIFLITFASILILMGMDIPLTESIGVAISSIGNTGPGLGAFGPAFSWNALPDAAKWLSALLMLLGRLELFTVLLLFTPDFWKRG from the coding sequence ATGGTACACAAGAAGATGATATGCAAAGTGCTGGGCGATCTGCTACTGATAGAGACCGCCATGATGTTGCTGTGCGCAGGCGTATCGTTGTTTTACGGCGAAAATGATTTGCGGGCATTCCTCTATACGGCCTGCATCACCACCGGTGCAGGTATCATACTGGTACTTGCAGGGAGAAATGCCGAACGTCAACTGACACGCCGTGACGGATACCTGATTGTATCATTGGCTTGGGTCATTTTTTCCATCTTCGGCATGTTGCCCTTCTATCTGAGCGGATACATACCCGACATCACGAATGCATTCTTCGAAACCATGTCCGGCGTAAGCAGCACGGGAGCCACCATTCTGGATAAGGTGGAAGCATTGCCCCACGGACTGCTGTTCTGGCGCAGCATGACGCAGTGGATAGGCGGACTGGGCATCATCTTGTTCACCATCGCCGTATTGCCCATCTTCGGCATCAACGGCGTACAAGTATTCGCTGCCGAAGCCAGCGGCCCCACCCACGACAAGGTGCACCCCCGCATCGGCATCACCGCACGCTGGATATGGAGCCTCTATACGGGCCTGACCCTGATTGCCACGCTCCTGCTTGCCGTGGGAGGCATGAGTTGGTTCGACAGCATCTGCCATGCTTTTGCCGCCACCGGTACGGGGGGCTTCTCCACGCGGACGGCAAGTATAGCCTACTACAATTCGCCCTATATAGAATATGTGTTGTCGCTATTCATGTTTATTTCCGGCATCAACTTCACACTGATACTACTGTTTATCACCGGACATTTCAAGAAAATGCTCTACGACGCCGAACTGCGGTTCTACTTCTGGTGCATCGCAGGCTTCACGCTGTCTGTCGCCGCGATTCTATACCTGAAAACGCCTTTGGATGCAGAAACGACTTTCCGCACCTCGCTTTTCCAAGTGATATCCATCCAGACCTCCACCGGTTTTTCTACCAACGACTACATGACATGGCCTGCATTGGCATGGGGAGTGATGCCCTTGTTGATGCTGATAGGCGCATGTGCAGGCAGCACCTCGGGAGGCATGAAGTGCATCCGCATGGTCATTCTGAGCCGTGTGATGAAGAATGAATTCAAGCGGTTGCTGCACCCCAACGCCGTGTTGCCGATAAGGGTAAACAAGCAAGTGGTTGCCCCTACACTGCAATCTACCGTACTTGCTTTCACCTTTCTGATCTTTCTGATAACCTTTGCCAGCATACTGATATTGATGGGCATGGACATACCGCTGACCGAATCGATAGGCGTGGCTATATCGAGCATCGGCAATACGGGTCCCGGACTGGGAGCTTTCGGACCGGCCTTTTCGTGGAACGCGTTGCCCGATGCCGCCAAGTGGTTATCGGCCCTGCTTATGCTGCTTGGGCGCCTGGAGCTATTCACCGTATTGCTGCTCTTCACTCCCGACTTCTGGAAACGCGGCTGA
- the dxs gene encoding 1-deoxy-D-xylulose-5-phosphate synthase — MEKEQTTYNLLNAIDSPEDLRRLSVNQLPEVCNELRQDIIKEVSCNPGHFAASLGTVELTVALHYVYNTPYDRIVWDVGHQAYGHKILTGRRDVFSTNRKFKGIRPFPSPEESEYDTFTCGHASNSISAALGMAVAAEKKGEKDRHVVAVIGDGSMSGGLAFEGLNNVSATPNNLLIILNDNDMAIDHSVGGMKQYLFNLTTSNRYNQLRFKTSRLLFKMGILNDERRKALIRFANSLKSMAAQQQNIFEGMNIRYFGPVNGHDVKNIARILRDIRRMKGPKILHLHTVKGKGFEPAEKNPGIWHAPGKFDPQTGKRITTDNANLPPRFQDVFGETLVELAGQNPKIVGVTPAMPTGCSMNKLMEAMPHRAFDVGIAEGHAATFSGGMAKEGLQPFCNIYSSFMQRAYDNVIHDIALPRLPVVLCLDRAGLVGEDGPTHHGVFDLAYFRPIPNLTISSPMDEHELRRLMYTAQLPDKGPFVIRYPRGRGVLPHWRCPLEEIPVGKGRKLKEGKELAVISLGPIGNVAARAIGRAERETDLSIAHYDLRFLKPIDEDLLHEAGSKFRRIITVEDGIRTGGMGSAVLEFMADHGYTPQVERIGVPDTFIEHGTVQELYHLCKMDEEDIYKELIKR; from the coding sequence ATGGAAAAGGAACAGACAACATACAACTTGCTCAACGCCATTGACTCTCCCGAAGACTTGCGCCGTCTCAGCGTCAATCAGCTACCCGAAGTCTGCAATGAGTTGCGGCAAGACATCATCAAGGAAGTTTCATGCAATCCGGGACATTTCGCCGCCTCTTTGGGCACAGTGGAACTCACGGTTGCCTTGCACTACGTTTACAATACTCCCTACGACCGCATCGTGTGGGACGTGGGGCATCAGGCCTACGGACACAAAATACTGACCGGCCGCCGCGACGTTTTCTCCACCAACCGGAAGTTCAAAGGCATTCGCCCCTTCCCTTCACCGGAAGAAAGCGAATATGACACCTTCACCTGCGGACATGCCTCGAACTCCATCTCGGCGGCCCTCGGCATGGCAGTGGCAGCCGAAAAAAAAGGAGAGAAAGACCGCCATGTGGTGGCAGTCATCGGCGACGGAAGCATGAGCGGCGGGCTGGCATTTGAAGGTCTGAACAATGTGTCGGCTACTCCGAACAATCTGCTCATCATCCTCAACGACAATGATATGGCCATCGACCACAGCGTGGGAGGGATGAAACAATACCTATTCAACCTGACAACCAGCAACCGATACAACCAGTTGCGCTTCAAGACCTCCAGGCTGCTGTTCAAGATGGGCATCCTGAACGATGAGCGCCGTAAAGCACTCATCCGCTTTGCCAACAGCCTGAAGTCCATGGCCGCCCAACAGCAGAACATTTTCGAAGGAATGAATATCCGCTACTTCGGCCCCGTGAACGGGCACGACGTGAAAAATATCGCGCGCATCCTACGTGACATCAGAAGGATGAAAGGGCCTAAGATACTGCACCTGCACACCGTGAAAGGAAAAGGATTCGAGCCTGCCGAAAAGAATCCGGGCATTTGGCATGCCCCCGGCAAGTTCGACCCGCAGACAGGCAAACGTATCACCACGGATAACGCCAACCTTCCCCCACGCTTTCAAGACGTGTTCGGCGAAACGTTGGTAGAACTGGCCGGACAAAACCCGAAGATTGTGGGCGTCACTCCCGCCATGCCCACGGGTTGCTCCATGAACAAGCTGATGGAAGCCATGCCCCATCGTGCTTTCGATGTGGGTATCGCCGAAGGGCATGCCGCCACTTTCTCCGGCGGAATGGCCAAAGAGGGATTGCAACCTTTTTGCAACATCTACTCCTCTTTCATGCAACGGGCTTACGACAACGTAATTCATGACATTGCCCTACCGAGACTCCCCGTAGTTCTCTGCCTTGACCGTGCCGGACTGGTAGGCGAAGACGGACCTACACACCACGGGGTTTTCGACCTCGCCTATTTCCGCCCCATCCCCAACCTGACCATCTCTTCGCCCATGGACGAGCACGAGTTGCGACGATTGATGTACACGGCGCAACTGCCGGACAAGGGGCCGTTCGTCATCCGCTATCCACGCGGGCGCGGCGTATTGCCCCACTGGCGCTGTCCGCTGGAAGAAATCCCCGTAGGCAAAGGGCGCAAGCTGAAGGAAGGAAAAGAGCTTGCCGTCATCAGCCTGGGGCCGATAGGCAATGTCGCCGCACGTGCAATCGGACGTGCCGAGAGAGAGACCGACCTCTCCATTGCACACTATGACCTGCGTTTTCTCAAACCTATAGACGAAGACTTACTGCACGAGGCGGGAAGCAAATTCCGGCGCATCATCACCGTGGAAGACGGCATACGAACGGGCGGCATGGGCAGTGCGGTACTGGAGTTCATGGCCGACCATGGCTACACCCCGCAGGTAGAACGAATCGGCGTGCCCGACACGTTCATAGAGCACGGCACGGTGCAAGAACTGTATCATCTGTGCAAAATGGACGAGGAAGATATCTATAAAGAATTAATTAAGAGATAG